CATTTTTTATTCTTGTCATTTTCCGCATGTCCGACGGATACATGCCGTCATTTCCCGATAACCGGTTTACATTCAGATATCTCAATATTAGGGTAAGGCAGGGCGAGAACATGAATTCAGCTTCAGGTGAAACAAGCACAATGTTTGCCGGTCCCACCGGTGTCAGGTCATAAACCGGAGGTTTTGCAGATACCGGCCTGAAAGTATTCAGTTCATTATCATTAGCTTTTTTGTCGCCTGAAAAAGCTGATGCTCTTAATGTAAATTTCGGTTGAAAAATGGCTTCATTAAAACGGTATGAAACCTGGGGTGAAACATGCCAGGCTTTTACGTTGCTTTTGCCATGCTTCCCATTCTGAAGGGTTATTTCTATTTCATAATTAAGATTGCCTTTTATCCGCGCAATGCGTGTTCCCAGGTAATTCCTGGTATCATCAGCAGTATCGGATGCAAATATGGCGTTGTGAAATCCGGCATTGAAGTAATATAATTCGGCCTGATGGTTTTGAATGGCTGACGATGAAAAATACGCGCCGTAAATATGTTCCTGTTTCCGTCGTGAATTATCGAAGACGCCCGGTTTATACAGTACAGGCTGAACAGCCATCAGATCCAGTTTGTACTTACCTGCATTCAGGGCTGCCTGTACTCCGTCGAAATTTTGCCTGATTGTCGGGCCGTCACGAAGTGCCAGGATCCTTTCCGCGCCATAACTCAATTCCTGCCTTCCGGCCCTTAGTCTGAAACCCAACTTTCCTTTGAATTCTAAATCCGCAAAACCCTGCATCACACCCAGATCATCCCTGTCAGCCTTATGCAGTTCAGGATTACGACCATTGGCATGACAACTGTTGAGTTGGATAAAAAATCGAAGCCAGCTGTTAACCATGATATCAGTGTGTAGCAGCAGGCGGTGCTGCATGTAAATGTCCTCATCATCCGAACCGGTTGGCACATCTCCGAAATTGACATGACTGAAATACCTGAACTGCTCCCGGTCTTCACCACCGAAGGATATTGAAGGGTATGCCGAAGATGAGGGATGGATATCTTTGATGAGCCTGTGCACCTTCCAATCGGCCGAATCATTTGAAAGTTCTTTATTGTTATCATTGGCCCTCATGGCAGGAAGGAAATGACTGATCTGTGAAAAAAGCAAAGAATAATGCAGTATAAGCAGAAAAAAAATCAGTAAAATCTTTCGGCCTGATGCAAGCATGCACTTATATTATTAAATTAGCAAAAGGTCACGAATATAATTAATTTTTAAAGAGTGCTTCGACTAAAGCCCCATCATCTGATTGACATAATCAGGAACATCGGTCATCAGCGACCGCTTGTGCCGCATGATTACGGACATGCGCAACATTCCATTACGCGCAGTATACTTGAAGATCCCAACCAGGATATTCATTTTGTTCTTGAAGCGGATGATCTGTGTTCCCCCTGTGTACACCTGAAAAACGGTACATGTGATGATCTGCTGCCACAATTCTCTCATCCTGTATTGAAGCATAATTACAATAATGAACTGGATCATATTCTCGTAAGGTTTTTTGAAATAGCCGAAGGTTGTATACTTCCGCTTGCGGAATTTATCCAGCTTGTTGAGGAAAACCTCGAAGGTCTTATTCCCCTGTGCACCCACCCCGGCGAAAGCTATGAATACCGTCGTGAAGGGTTGATGAAGGGGATAAAAATTCTCAGGACTAAATTGTAGTTTTCGGAATTCTGGATTGTTATAAGGAAATCGCTAATTTTAGACCCGCTAATAATTTTATATGACTGAAATAAAACCTATTACAATGCCGGGAACGCATCAGCGGTTCCTTGAATATTTTAAAAAGCAGGCGGAACCCGTCAGTTGTAAGGCTCTTGATATGGGAGCCGGTCACGGTGCCTTCAGTCAGCGTTTGTTCAACATGGGT
The sequence above is drawn from the Bacteroidales bacterium genome and encodes:
- a CDS encoding alginate export family protein, with amino-acid sequence MLASGRKILLIFFLLILHYSLLFSQISHFLPAMRANDNNKELSNDSADWKVHRLIKDIHPSSSAYPSISFGGEDREQFRYFSHVNFGDVPTGSDDEDIYMQHRLLLHTDIMVNSWLRFFIQLNSCHANGRNPELHKADRDDLGVMQGFADLEFKGKLGFRLRAGRQELSYGAERILALRDGPTIRQNFDGVQAALNAGKYKLDLMAVQPVLYKPGVFDNSRRKQEHIYGAYFSSSAIQNHQAELYYFNAGFHNAIFASDTADDTRNYLGTRIARIKGNLNYEIEITLQNGKHGKSNVKAWHVSPQVSYRFNEAIFQPKFTLRASAFSGDKKANDNELNTFRPVSAKPPVYDLTPVGPANIVLVSPEAEFMFSPCLTLILRYLNVNRLSGNDGMYPSDMRKMTRIKNEEGIELGRHILNGAAFDLLYVPNKHIAILLYGGCFTAGNYIRNTGNGRNITAFSLRVNYRL
- a CDS encoding DUF1284 domain-containing protein; amino-acid sequence: MLRLKPHHLIDIIRNIGHQRPLVPHDYGHAQHSITRSILEDPNQDIHFVLEADDLCSPCVHLKNGTCDDLLPQFSHPVLKHNYNNELDHILVRFFEIAEGCILPLAEFIQLVEENLEGLIPLCTHPGESYEYRREGLMKGIKILRTKL